Below is a window of Salvelinus alpinus chromosome 5, SLU_Salpinus.1, whole genome shotgun sequence DNA.
AAGATTCTAGCGATTTGACTTGCACAATTAAGTGTTCACCTtcttatacagtatatgcatgtatatatgtgtatatacatGTACATCGTTATGACCTGTGCTTTGCAGAAATTCTCTGGATGAGCATCCTCTGGTCCAGAATGCTTCACTTCCACCCTGGGCTGCTGGTCACTTCCACCCACACTGCTGGTCCCTCCCCTTCCTCCGCCACACACTCACCTATtcccacacacacatgccctCTTCAGCCCCTCGCTGGAGTACTATTTCGGAGTTCATGAGAAAAGTTCTCTCCGGCAGATGAGCGATATTCTACAACAGCAGGTGTTTCTCTCACCTTCTCAAAGCAGATCCTCGCTTTAAAGCAGCCACAGGCATTTCTAAAACAGTGCTCCGTTTAGGCGAAATAAATAAACAAGCATTGAGACACATTTCGTAATGGCCATTGCTGTCAAGGGGAGGACATCAACAGTCACTGCTAGGGAGCATGGACTAACCCATGAAGTTCATCACTACCCTACAGCACAACGGTCAGAATaatgctctctctgcctgctcagAACCTATGTCACTGTGATATACTGTTCTCTGGAGAtgatttaaaaaattaaaaaaagattGATAAAAGCAAGACTACAGCATAACATTATTGCAAAAATATGGCAACATAATTTTATGAAAGGTTACTCTATTTTCATACAGTTTCTAGTCTTGACTTCCTCCTGTGCGTCTGACTCTGAACTCGGGCTTACTGTATGAACAGGCAGTGAAATACTCATTCCATCTCTCTCCGCTGCATCAACTCTCTTCCAGCTAACTCTGTAAACATAAAcaccccccttcttcctcccaATCTGGCAACCCCTTACATTATCCTCACTGTTTCTCCCTGGCTATAGTCACTCTTTCATTCTAATGTCCTTAGCAAAGCCAGCTCCCGCGTAAGACTGCACAAGGTTCAAATTAGCTATGGATCTCATGTTTGAGACTCACAACAGGTGATGACAAGTACAGCAGCTTACCATCCCCCTTCTTTACATAAATGTTATGATCTACATTATAAATCCGTTTTTGGAATTCAACATTTTTCAGCACGGACTCATTGTACATAACCATTCCCGCAATCCAGTATCCTTCCGTTCTCATTTCCCACCTTTCTTTATCACTTCCTTTTTCGATCTTCCTATTCTCTCACCAATTGAGCTGCTTCGCTCACTGGTCCGTGGCACGCATTCAGCACACCACATGGCAACCAACTGCCTCACTCCCCCAGCACCCTCGTCTCATCACATAGTGTGACCACACTGACTCCTAGTGGTCACACTAGAAATTAACCTTCAAAGTGCTTCAGTTTTCCAtgatttttcagttttttttaacaCATCAGGCAAGGACTTGAGAAAAGTCCAGGGCCAAAGATAGACAGCAACTGTCATGTGTACTTGAGCATGCCTGATGATTGCCTGCAAGTTAAAAAAAGAGAACCTAAACCTAAGATAACAgcttctgtttctcctccactctgCAAGCAGAAAATAAAACACATGTATTGCTCCATTTCCTATTAACATGTTCTCTCTGGATTTAGAAAATATATACGCCTGGCTTCATTTTGTGGTTTCTCACACAGTGGTAACAGGAAATCAAATGTCACAATAAAAACagtccactgggcacagacgtcaattcaatgtctattccacgttggtgcAATGTAATTTCATAAAAATGACGTGGATACAACGTTGATTtagccagtgtgtgcccagtgtgaGGGTAACAACAAAAcgacacagaggagagaagccccACCCTCAAATACAACCAGCTGACCTGCAGCAGAACTCGTACACGCACACgagcgcacacacgcgcacacacgcacactgttAGCCATGGTTTAAAGCTAACAGTGCGTCGTCAGAGCCTTGTGACCTGAGCCAAAGGGAGAGGGAGCGATGGAGCCCCCATTGACCCCACTTttcatctgtctctctgccaCCTGCTTCCCTCTGCTTTACTctagaatgggggggggggggggggagagaggttgGGTGAGGAGTGGAGGGTtgtgggaggaggtggagagggtggctggaagtccaggttcctataaacagtccctctctctctcagcagtcagtccagtccagacaGAGTCTCTATATACAGTCTGAGGATCCTGTGGTGATGGTGGTGCTAATTAAACAAACATGCGCCCAGACACGATAGAGTTATAGTGGCCAGAGCCTGTCATTATTATTCATGATTTACTTTTTCATTATCAGCATTTTTATTGTTATTTATCATTTACTTCTAAttaaacttttttgttgttgtaatcttCTGTTGTCATATTTACTTCTTTACTACAGAGTCAGTACTGTATGTAGTGGTTGAGGCATCTCGGTGGGTGCAGGCTGCGCTCCCTCCGCTCCGTTGTGCGCCATCACAAAATCCTGGGCGCTGACCTGTCGTTGGAGACGGTCTTGCGGAGCCGCACGCCCCTGCGGATGGACACCAGCACGTCGGTGCCTGACCCGGGGGCCTGTGGGTCGTGCTGGGGGGCCGGGCCAGGCGGGGGGTCATCAGGGAGGTTGGGGAAGGGGAACTGTCCCTCCCCAAGGGCATGGGCACTGGCCACCAGCTCTCCTATCTTCTCCACCAGGCTGTGGCGGTTAGCGGCTATCATCTGGTCCTCCTCAGAGCCGTGCTGGACATACACACTCATCTCCATCGCTCCCCCAGACCCCCACGCTGTGTTGGGCAGGCTCAGACGCTTGGGAGAGGCCTTCACATACTCCAACGCGTTGGGGGAGGAGTCATCCGCCACGGAGAACACACACTCCTCACTGCCCACACGTACCGGAGGCCCGGGGTACCCCCCAGGAGCATCAGGCACCGTGGGTGTCTTCACTGGCACTATGGGCGGGCGGATGGGGATGGGGCCCGCGTTGGACAGGGTGCGTCTCACACCCGGCTTGGTGGATGGGGTTCGGCGGATGGTGGCAGTCCCAGGGGTCCCAatgcctcctccccctccaggcaCTCCGCCCTGGGCCCCACTGGGCAGACCAGCGGTGCTGGCCGGCCTCTTGGTCTGGATCATACGTCGGTAGTTCTGGCCGATGTTGCTGTGGCGGGGGATGGTGGAGGACTTGTCAAAGTCCGTTGACGCCTCACCTTCAGCATCTCCATTCACAGAGTAGCAGTCATAATCCGaccctgggggagagagagagagagagatagaggggtgtGGTGTGTTATTCAGAGGATGAGTATGGCATGTATTATGCTGTTGGGGACGGTTTCCTTGAGAGGACAGCGAGTGCATTCTCTGTTGGTTAATGTACGTGAGGTTGACTTCTCTATGTATTGGATGTTTACTCTACGAGCGAAGGAGTGTACTTGTCAGAGTGGTACCCTGAGAGGGGATAGTGTCCTCGGAGCAGGAGGGCGTGGTGGTCTGGGTGCTGTAGCCACTAGAGTACTGCAGGGAGTCCCTGTTGCTCTTCTGCTGCTCCATGCTGAGACCACGGGTCAGGACCATGGCCAGGTCACTGGCTGCTGGAGACACCTCTTCGCCGTGCTGGGAGGAAGCGACAACACGTTGTTTTTATTCAttaagcagacactcttatcccaTGCGACTTACAGCAGTGAGTGTATGCATTTTAATACTTTGTTCTCACTGGTCCCACCGTGGGAATCGAATGCTCTACCGACAGAGCTACACGGGACTAGTGCACTAACACATGATTTGGATGATGACTAAGGATCTAACCGTATCGCAATCAATAGCCTTAGCAAACACTTATCACATGGTAGGAGCACAGGACCACTACCAAGCACAATGGACGGACTATAACCACCAAACTCCAATCCGGGGTTAAAATCCAACAGTTGTGTTATAGCAGCATGTGTCTTGTATTCACCACCATTGCGAGGTAAATCTGCATATTCTCTGTTACCTTGGCAGCGATGGTGGCGGGGGTCATTCGGGACCTCTGGACATCGTCTGGGTGAGCACCAGCATATCCCTGGGAGCCCGGGGATGCCTCGCTCTCCTTCAGCCTATCCAGGGGCTCCTTCCTCCGCTGAAGCGTGGCAGCCAATGGCTGCTCATAAGAACCTGCCTTGGACCAATCCTGAAGAGGTGGGTGTGATTAATAAGAAGCAGTGAAAAGCAACAGAGCAAACTCTCCAATGAGAGAGACCCGTCCACTATCCAGCAGTTTGACGCCTTTCATCTGGGTACAGTGTGGGGGTAGTGTGGGGGAGAAttcctcattgtgtgtgtgtgtgagtgtttggtaTTGGGCCAAATTGATGAGTGGGTTTATTGGTTTGAAGCCTTTTGAGTTTGTGAGACTTGGAAAGGTGAAATGCGTGACACCCAGGGCCTGCTCAGTTTAGCAAATCACCACACAGTAGATTTGAAACCAGGGGTTGAGACTGATGGCCAACGACAACACAAAAGGCACACAGGTCAGGGAGCAAAGTAACGAAGTCACGAATGAGTTAAGCAGATGGTGAAATGAAAAGAAAAACCTGGTGAAGAAGCGTTAACTCAAGGAGCACAAatgaaaacacaaaacaaaaaattcaaaaaaagaaCTAAAAACTGCAAAGAAAAGTGTACAGATGAAAACAAACCTTCCAGCAAGGAACCTTTGATGTGGGAGAGGTAGTGTTGGATCCAGGGGAGTAGTTATAGGGTGGGGACGCAGGAAGTATGACAGAGAGAGGCCTGATGGAgccagtgtgagagagagcaggGCGGAAGGTAGCGAAGGACGAGCCAGACTGCGGAACGGAGAGACAAGATCGGGATCGTCAGAGCGTCCATCAACGCCAAAGGCTTTTGGGAGGAGCCTTTGTGATGTGACCTCTGGGTcacagagacatactgtacatgcacaaGAGTACGTGCATGTGCACTCCCAAACGCACGCATACACAAACTGTATGAGTAGCAGAAGAAAAGAGGGCAAAGACAAGAGATCAGCGGTGACAGAGCAGATGACCACAAGTTGACCTGGACTGATGAAGAACACATACTTAGGGAGACCATCCTGCCGGTCAGTTTTACCAGCTTCTCTCATACACATATACAGCACAACAATACAGTATGCAATACACAGATGACTAAAACAAGCATGGCTATGCATTCACATTCTTTTCAAAGTCAGTTAATCGTGTGACTGATATTGGATCGTGTGTTCCAATATGTTTGCACGCAATTAGGACAGGAGTGCGAGGCAGCTGTTGTACTTACCGTTGTGGGAGAGCtgcactcactgactgactggcaaGTCTCGGATGCCTCTGAGGATGCAGAGCTTGATGACTTCTGCAGTAGGACATAGAGGTCAAAAAAGAGACGGAATGAACGCAAAACCAAGAGACGTCGGGCAGAAGGGTTGAGGAAATAAAAACCAAGGAGGGGGCGGAGCTACGTTTCAGCACTGCAGCGACATCTGTGACGGCAGTCATACCTGGCTGGTGATGTCAGAGGGCATGGGCGAGGGAGGCTTGGAGTAGACGTTGGCGTCCTGCGATATGAAGCCTGAGTCGTGGGAGGAGACGCTGCTGAGGCGGTGAGCGTTCCCCGGTGGCGGGTGGGCCAGGCTGCGGTAGCGATAGGACGAACTGGGTGAGTGAGTCTGAGAGCCTCCGGAGGAGCGGGAGGCGCTACTGTGGGCGCTGTTCACACTGCTGCAGTGGGGTGGGGCCAGGGTGAGAGGGTGGTGAAGGGGCAGGGAATAGGGTCAGGCAGGGTGAAGGGAATTATTTAAGGGAGGGTGATATCATATAAACCACATTTATGAAGCAAGAGGTGGAGAAGGTGTGAGATTGAATGAGGATGTGTAGTGATGGATATGGGAGAGAGtgatgaagtgaaatgaaaaagggGAGCGAGGTACAGTGAAGAATGGGCCAGAGGAGCAGAGCAAGTGATGGGCAGAGTTCATATAAGAGAGGCAGGTAGTTTATATGATGGGTAGAGTTCAAATAAGAGAGACAGGTAGTTTATATGATGGGCAGAGTTCATATAAGAGAGGCAGGTAGTTTATATGATGGGTAGAGTTCAAATAAGAGAGACAGGTAGTTTATATGATGGGCAGAGTTCATATAAGAGAGACAGGTAGTTTATATGATGGGCAGAGTTCAAATAAGAGAGACAGGTAGTTTATATGATGGGCAGAGTTCAAATAAGAGAGGCAGGTAGTTTATATGATGGGTAGAGTTCAAATAAGAGAGACAGGTAGTTTATATGATGGGCAGAGTTCAAATAAGAGAGACAGGTAGTTTATATGATGGGTAGAGTTCAAATAAGAGAGACAGGTAGTTTATATGATGGGCAGAGTTCAAATAAGAGAGACAGGTAGTTTATATGATGGGTAGAGTTCAAACAAGAGAGACAGGTAGTTTATATGATGGGCAGAGTTCAAATAAGAGAGACAGGTAGTTTATATGATGGGTAGAGTTCAAATAAGAGAGACAGGTAGTTTATATGATGGGCAGAGTTCAAATAAAAGAGACAGGTAGTTTATATGATGGGTAGAGTTCAAATAAGAGAGACAGGTAGTTTATATGATGGGTAGAGTTCAAATAAGAGAGACAGGTAGTTTATATGATGGGTAGAGTTCAAATAAGAGAGACAGGTAGTTTATATGATGGGCAGAGTTCAAATAAGAGAGACAGGTAGTTTATATGATGGGTAGAGTTCAAATAAGAGAGACAGGTAGTTTATATGATGGGTAGAGTTCAtatgagagagacaggtagtttATATGATGGGTAGAGTTCAtatgagagagacaggtagtttATATGATGGGTAGAGTTCATATAAGAGAGACAGGTCGTTTATATGATGGGTAGAGTTCATATAAGAGAGACAGGTAGTTTATATGATGGGTAGAGTTCATATAAGAGAGACAGGTAGTTTATATGATGGGTAGAGTTCAAATAAGAGAGACAGGTAGTTTATATGATGGGTAGAGTTCAAATAAGAGAGACAGGTAGTTTATATGATGGGTAGAGTTCAAATAAGAGAGACAGGTAGTTTATATGATGGGTAGAGTTCAAATAAGAGAGACAGGTAGTTTATATGATGGGTAGAGTTCAAATAAGAGAGACAGGTAGTTTATATGATGGGTAGAGTTCAAATAAGAGAGACAGGTAGTTTATATGATGGGTAGAGTTCAtatgagagagacaggtagtttATATGATGGGTGAAGTTCATATGAGAGAGACGGGTAGTTTATATGATGGGTAGAGTTCAAATAAGAGAGACGGGTAGTTTATATGATGGGTAGAGTTCATATGAGAGAGACGGGTAGTGTATATGATGGGTGAAGTTCATATGAGAGAGACGGGTAGTTTATATGATGGGTAAAGTTCATATGAGAGAGACGGGTAGTGTATATGATGGGTGAAGTTCATATGAGAGAGATATGTAGTTTATATGATGGGTAAAGTTCAtatgagagagacaggtagtttATATGATGGGCAGAGGTTAAGATGAGGACATTTCCAAGTTGGAGTTGAAAGTAGAGAGCAGCAGCAGTGAAATAGGGGAATCCAACCAGAATAGGGGGAAAGAGGCACAGAGAGTAGAAAAGCCAAacacacaggaagagagagaggccgTGCAAATACAGAGGAATGGGAAGTGATCAAACCACAGGAAATAGAGAAGAGGCCAAACACCAAGGGTAAGTGTGAATGTAGAGTGGAGAGgttgggagacacacacacacacacatgcagggatGGGGATAGACATGTTGAGCGTGGAGGGGGGTCAGAGGTAGAGggttggggagggagaggaggaaacatggAAAAGACAAGTTAAGAGAGTGTGAGAACATGTGAGAACCAAGCATGGGTAGATTAGACACACAGGGTACAGGGCAGGGTAGCTGGCATGCCCAAAGACATGGCCTCCCAGACAGTGACACaagcgacacacacacataaacacagacacatagaCCATGTCACCACATCAGAGCACTGCCGTGACAAGCCTGAGAGATACTTCTTCAGAATAGAGGACACCACTTCAGACCTAACAACTGTCTTACTTCATCACACATGGAAACAGGGATTATTTTGAAAAACACTCCATAACATTGTAATATACATGTCATGTGCTATTTGTTATCATCAAACAAGTCTGTTTTAAGTTGAAATAAAGTTGTAATTTTCACCACTAAGTGAATACAGGGAAAAAAAAGTTTAGTGCTCTGAGTGTTGCATGCCATATGACGCCATCTGTAATTAAACTCTGTGAGGACAGACGACATAACAGACATATGGACCAGCAGACAGACGCTCAGCAGACACTCATACAGACAGACGCTCAGCAGACACTCATACAGACAGACGTGCAGGGGCGCCTTTTTTCCCTAGGATTCCACACTTATCTGAACAGAACCTCCCACTGACACACTTTCGCTGTCACGTTCATTGTCAGACTTACTGCACGTTCACACTCACATAGCCTACAACACATCACCCACACACCTAGGCTCAAAACGAAAACAAAGAATCCCCCCCTttgttgatcaaatcaaatgaatcCATGTCAATACAAAATGTCTGTATTTCTTGTCCATGTGTGCTGTCTCCCTCTGGATCGTACCTGCACATGCTGCTCTTCCTGGAGCCAGAACTgctgggggaggagggaggggtctgGTAGGACCAGCTGTAGTCTGAACCCTTCAGGTCTTTGAtcacctgggagagagagagtcaatccAATTGGCACCATATAAGTgttatacagtggttcctcctttaaaagttgcgtcattcTGCGGCACACCTTGATGGCTAacgcagcattctgtggcacttTATCTATTTGTCAGCCATTTTTCTTCCTGTTaatgcaagttattgctagtttgaccaccagagggcatctttgagaagcatttgatagtcttctATATTGCAGGACGTGGGAGACCGCAGGCTGtccatgtaaataagaattagttcttaactgattccatatgtgttatttcataattgtcttcacaagggctgatttcaaggttttactgctaacctacaaagcattacatgggcttgctcctacctatctttccgatttggtcctgccgtacatacctacacgtacgctacggtcacaagacgaaGGCCTccaaattgtccctagaatttctaagcaaacagctggaggcagagctttctcccatagagctccattttaatggaatggtctgcctatccatgtgagagacgcagactcagtctcaatctttaagtctttactgaagacttatctcttcagtaggtcatatgattgagggtagtctggcccaggagtgtgaaggtgaacggaaaggcactggtgcaacgaaccgcccttgctgtgtctgcctggccggttcccctctctccactgggattctctgcctcaaaccctattacaggggctgagtcactggcttactggtgctcttccatgccatccctaggagggttgcgtcacttgagtgggttgagtcactgacgtgatcttcctgtccgggttggcgcgcCCCCCCTGAATTGTGccgtctttgtgggctatactcggccttgtctcaggatggtaagttggtggttggagatatccctctagtgtgggggctgtgctttggcaaagtgggtggggttatatcctgcctggttggccctgtccaagggtatcgtcagacggggc
It encodes the following:
- the LOC139576227 gene encoding protein MTSS 2-like isoform X6, whose translation is METVEKECGALGGLFQAIVNDMKCSYPVWEDFSAKATKLHSQLRTTVLAAVAFLDAFQKVADMATNTRGATRDIGSALTRMCMRHRSIEAKLRHFTNALMESLITPLQDRIEDWKKTANQLDKDHAKEYKRSRHEIKKKSSDTMKLQKKARKGRGDLQPQLDSAMHDVNDMYLLMEETEKQAVRRALVEERGRFCTFIGFLQPVVNGEIAMLGEITHLQAIIDDLTVLTTDPHKLPPASEQVIKDLKGSDYSWSYQTPPSSPSSSGSRKSSMCSSVNSAHSSASRSSGGSQTHSPSSSYRYRSLAHPPPGNAHRLSSVSSHDSGFISQDANVYSKPPSPMPSDITSQKSSSSASSEASETCQSVSECSSPTTDWSKAGSYEQPLAATLQRRKEPLDRLKESEASPGSQGYAGAHPDDVQRSRMTPATIAAKHGEEVSPAASDLAMVLTRGLSMEQQKSNRDSLQYSSGYSTQTTTPSCSEDTIPSQGSDYDCYSVNGDAEGEASTDFDKSSTIPRHSNIGQNYRRMIQTKRPASTAGLPSGAQGGVPGGGGGIGTPGTATIRRTPSTKPGVRRTLSNAGPIPIRPPIVPVKTPTVPDAPGGYPGPPVRVGSEECVFSVADDSSPNALEYVKASPKRLSLPNTAWGSGGAMEMSVYVQHGSEEDQMIAANRHSLVEKIGELVASAHALGEGQFPFPNLPDDPPPGPAPQHDPQAPGSGTDVLVSIRRGVRLRKTVSNDRSAPRIL
- the LOC139576227 gene encoding protein MTSS 2-like isoform X5, with protein sequence METVEKECGALGGLFQAIVNDMKCSYPVWEDFSAKATKLHSQLRTTVLAAVAFLDAFQKVADMATNTRGATRDIGSALTRMCMRHRSIEAKLRHFTNALMESLITPLQDRIEDWKKTANQLDKDHAKEYKRSRHEIKKKSSDTMKLQKKARKGRGDLQPQLDSAMHDVNDMYLLMEETEKQAVRRALVEERGRFCTFIGFLQPVVNGEIAMLGEITHLQAIIDDLTVLTTDPHKLPPASEQVIKDLKGSDYSWSYQTPPSSPSSSGSRKSSMCSSVNSAHSSASRSSGGSQTHSPSSSYRYRSLAHPPPGNAHRLSSVSSHDSGFISQDANVYSKPPSPMPSDITSQKSSSSASSEASETCQSVSECSSPTTDWSKAGSYEQPLAATLQRRKEPLDRLKESEASPGSQGYAGAHPDDVQRSRMTPATIAAKHGEEVSPAASDLAMVLTRGLSMEQQKSNRDSLQYSSGYSTQTTTPSCSEDTIPSQGTTLTRSDYDCYSVNGDAEGEASTDFDKSSTIPRHSNIGQNYRRMIQTKRPASTAGLPSGAQGGVPGGGGGIGTPGTATIRRTPSTKPGVRRTLSNAGPIPIRPPIVPVKTPTVPDAPGGYPGPPVRVGSEECVFSVADDSSPNALEYVKASPKRLSLPNTAWGSGGAMEMSVYVQHGSEEDQMIAANRHSLVEKIGELVASAHALGEGQFPFPNLPDDPPPGPAPQHDPQAPGSGTDVLVSIRRGVRLRKTVSNDRSAPRIL
- the LOC139576227 gene encoding protein MTSS 2-like isoform X4; this encodes METVEKECGALGGLFQAIVNDMKCSYPVWEDFSAKATKLHSQLRTTVLAAVAFLDAFQKVADMATNTRGATRDIGSALTRMCMRHRSIEAKLRHFTNALMESLITPLQDRIEDWKKTANQLDKDHAKEYKRSRHEIKKKSSDTMKLQKKARKGRGDLQPQLDSAMHDVNDMYLLMEETEKQAVRRALVEERGRFCTFIGFLQPVVNGEIAMLGEITHLQAIIDDLTVLTTDPHKLPPASEQVIKDLKGSDYSWSYQTPPSSPSSSGSRKSSMCSLAHPPPGNAHRLSSVSSHDSGFISQDANVYSKPPSPMPSDITSQKSSSSASSEASETCQSVSECSSPTTSGSSFATFRPALSHTGSIRPLSVILPASPPYNYSPGSNTTSPTSKVPCWKDWSKAGSYEQPLAATLQRRKEPLDRLKESEASPGSQGYAGAHPDDVQRSRMTPATIAAKHGEEVSPAASDLAMVLTRGLSMEQQKSNRDSLQYSSGYSTQTTTPSCSEDTIPSQGSDYDCYSVNGDAEGEASTDFDKSSTIPRHSNIGQNYRRMIQTKRPASTAGLPSGAQGGVPGGGGGIGTPGTATIRRTPSTKPGVRRTLSNAGPIPIRPPIVPVKTPTVPDAPGGYPGPPVRVGSEECVFSVADDSSPNALEYVKASPKRLSLPNTAWGSGGAMEMSVYVQHGSEEDQMIAANRHSLVEKIGELVASAHALGEGQFPFPNLPDDPPPGPAPQHDPQAPGSGTDVLVSIRRGVRLRKTVSNDRSAPRIL
- the LOC139576227 gene encoding protein MTSS 2-like isoform X3, which translates into the protein METVEKECGALGGLFQAIVNDMKCSYPVWEDFSAKATKLHSQLRTTVLAAVAFLDAFQKVADMATNTRGATRDIGSALTRMCMRHRSIEAKLRHFTNALMESLITPLQDRIEDWKKTANQLDKDHAKEYKRSRHEIKKKSSDTMKLQKKARKGRGDLQPQLDSAMHDVNDMYLLMEETEKQAVRRALVEERGRFCTFIGFLQPVVNGEIAMLGEITHLQAIIDDLTVLTTDPHKLPPASEQVIKDLKGSDYSWSYQTPPSSPSSSGSRKSSMCSLAHPPPGNAHRLSSVSSHDSGFISQDANVYSKPPSPMPSDITSQKSSSSASSEASETCQSVSECSSPTTSGSSFATFRPALSHTGSIRPLSVILPASPPYNYSPGSNTTSPTSKVPCWKDWSKAGSYEQPLAATLQRRKEPLDRLKESEASPGSQGYAGAHPDDVQRSRMTPATIAAKHGEEVSPAASDLAMVLTRGLSMEQQKSNRDSLQYSSGYSTQTTTPSCSEDTIPSQGTTLTRSDYDCYSVNGDAEGEASTDFDKSSTIPRHSNIGQNYRRMIQTKRPASTAGLPSGAQGGVPGGGGGIGTPGTATIRRTPSTKPGVRRTLSNAGPIPIRPPIVPVKTPTVPDAPGGYPGPPVRVGSEECVFSVADDSSPNALEYVKASPKRLSLPNTAWGSGGAMEMSVYVQHGSEEDQMIAANRHSLVEKIGELVASAHALGEGQFPFPNLPDDPPPGPAPQHDPQAPGSGTDVLVSIRRGVRLRKTVSNDRSAPRIL
- the LOC139576227 gene encoding protein MTSS 2-like isoform X1; translation: METVEKECGALGGLFQAIVNDMKCSYPVWEDFSAKATKLHSQLRTTVLAAVAFLDAFQKVADMATNTRGATRDIGSALTRMCMRHRSIEAKLRHFTNALMESLITPLQDRIEDWKKTANQLDKDHAKEYKRSRHEIKKKSSDTMKLQKKARKGRGDLQPQLDSAMHDVNDMYLLMEETEKQAVRRALVEERGRFCTFIGFLQPVVNGEIAMLGEITHLQAIIDDLTVLTTDPHKLPPASEQVIKDLKGSDYSWSYQTPPSSPSSSGSRKSSMCSSVNSAHSSASRSSGGSQTHSPSSSYRYRSLAHPPPGNAHRLSSVSSHDSGFISQDANVYSKPPSPMPSDITSQKSSSSASSEASETCQSVSECSSPTTSGSSFATFRPALSHTGSIRPLSVILPASPPYNYSPGSNTTSPTSKVPCWKDWSKAGSYEQPLAATLQRRKEPLDRLKESEASPGSQGYAGAHPDDVQRSRMTPATIAAKHGEEVSPAASDLAMVLTRGLSMEQQKSNRDSLQYSSGYSTQTTTPSCSEDTIPSQGTTLTRSDYDCYSVNGDAEGEASTDFDKSSTIPRHSNIGQNYRRMIQTKRPASTAGLPSGAQGGVPGGGGGIGTPGTATIRRTPSTKPGVRRTLSNAGPIPIRPPIVPVKTPTVPDAPGGYPGPPVRVGSEECVFSVADDSSPNALEYVKASPKRLSLPNTAWGSGGAMEMSVYVQHGSEEDQMIAANRHSLVEKIGELVASAHALGEGQFPFPNLPDDPPPGPAPQHDPQAPGSGTDVLVSIRRGVRLRKTVSNDRSAPRIL
- the LOC139576227 gene encoding protein MTSS 2-like isoform X7 → METVEKECGALGGLFQAIVNDMKCSYPVWEDFSAKATKLHSQLRTTVLAAVAFLDAFQKVADMATNTRGATRDIGSALTRMCMRHRSIEAKLRHFTNALMESLITPLQDRIEDWKKTANQLDKDHAKEYKRSRHEIKKKSSDTMKLQKKARKGRGDLQPQLDSAMHDVNDMYLLMEETEKQAVRRALVEERGRFCTFIGFLQPVVNGEIAMLGEITHLQAIIDDLTVLTTDPHKLPPASEQVIKDLKGSDYSWSYQTPPSSPSSSGSRKSSMCSLAHPPPGNAHRLSSVSSHDSGFISQDANVYSKPPSPMPSDITSQKSSSSASSEASETCQSVSECSSPTTDWSKAGSYEQPLAATLQRRKEPLDRLKESEASPGSQGYAGAHPDDVQRSRMTPATIAAKHGEEVSPAASDLAMVLTRGLSMEQQKSNRDSLQYSSGYSTQTTTPSCSEDTIPSQGSDYDCYSVNGDAEGEASTDFDKSSTIPRHSNIGQNYRRMIQTKRPASTAGLPSGAQGGVPGGGGGIGTPGTATIRRTPSTKPGVRRTLSNAGPIPIRPPIVPVKTPTVPDAPGGYPGPPVRVGSEECVFSVADDSSPNALEYVKASPKRLSLPNTAWGSGGAMEMSVYVQHGSEEDQMIAANRHSLVEKIGELVASAHALGEGQFPFPNLPDDPPPGPAPQHDPQAPGSGTDVLVSIRRGVRLRKTVSNDRSAPRIL
- the LOC139576227 gene encoding protein MTSS 2-like isoform X2, with amino-acid sequence METVEKECGALGGLFQAIVNDMKCSYPVWEDFSAKATKLHSQLRTTVLAAVAFLDAFQKVADMATNTRGATRDIGSALTRMCMRHRSIEAKLRHFTNALMESLITPLQDRIEDWKKTANQLDKDHAKEYKRSRHEIKKKSSDTMKLQKKARKGRGDLQPQLDSAMHDVNDMYLLMEETEKQAVRRALVEERGRFCTFIGFLQPVVNGEIAMLGEITHLQAIIDDLTVLTTDPHKLPPASEQVIKDLKGSDYSWSYQTPPSSPSSSGSRKSSMCSSVNSAHSSASRSSGGSQTHSPSSSYRYRSLAHPPPGNAHRLSSVSSHDSGFISQDANVYSKPPSPMPSDITSQKSSSSASSEASETCQSVSECSSPTTSGSSFATFRPALSHTGSIRPLSVILPASPPYNYSPGSNTTSPTSKVPCWKDWSKAGSYEQPLAATLQRRKEPLDRLKESEASPGSQGYAGAHPDDVQRSRMTPATIAAKHGEEVSPAASDLAMVLTRGLSMEQQKSNRDSLQYSSGYSTQTTTPSCSEDTIPSQGSDYDCYSVNGDAEGEASTDFDKSSTIPRHSNIGQNYRRMIQTKRPASTAGLPSGAQGGVPGGGGGIGTPGTATIRRTPSTKPGVRRTLSNAGPIPIRPPIVPVKTPTVPDAPGGYPGPPVRVGSEECVFSVADDSSPNALEYVKASPKRLSLPNTAWGSGGAMEMSVYVQHGSEEDQMIAANRHSLVEKIGELVASAHALGEGQFPFPNLPDDPPPGPAPQHDPQAPGSGTDVLVSIRRGVRLRKTVSNDRSAPRIL